The following coding sequences are from one Tolumonas lignilytica window:
- the mnmG gene encoding tRNA uridine-5-carboxymethylaminomethyl(34) synthesis enzyme MnmG, with amino-acid sequence MQYHDQFDVIVVGGGHAGTEAATAAARMGMKTLLLTHNIETLGHMSCNPAIGGIGKGHLVKEVDAMGGVMAQAIDHAGIQFRILNSSKGPAVRATRAQADRLLYKQTIRHTLENYPNLQLFQQACDDLILDGDRVCGVVTQAGIRILAKTVVLTAGTFLNGLIHIGMEHYRGGRSGDPASVTLAERMRELPLRVGRLKTGTPPRIDARSVDFSQLQVQPGDDPVPVFSYLGKPEQHPRQVPCFITHTNTQTHDVIRANLDRSPMYAGVIEGIGPRYCPSIEDKIMRFADKDAHQIFIEPEGLTTHELYPNGISTSLPFDVQVQIVRSMKGFANAHIARPGYAIEYDFFDPRDLKPNMENKCLQNLFFAGQINGTTGYEEAAAQGMLAGINAALRAQDKDPWAPRRDQAYIGVLMDDLSTLGTKEPYRMFTSRAEYRLLLREDNADLRLTPIARELGLVNEERWAFFNHKLEMMAQEQQRLKDCWIQPQHPAAESLNAILKTPLSRPVNLEDLLRRPEVNYQDLMAIEGIGPGIEHQQAAEQIEIQVKYAGYIDRQQDEIDKQLRHEETLLPLDLDYSDVPGLSKEVCIKLNDIKPQTIGQASRISGVTPAAISILLVHLKKRGLLRKSA; translated from the coding sequence ATGCAGTATCATGATCAATTCGATGTGATTGTGGTTGGCGGAGGCCATGCGGGCACCGAAGCGGCAACCGCGGCAGCACGTATGGGCATGAAAACCCTGTTGCTGACCCACAACATTGAGACATTAGGACATATGTCTTGTAATCCGGCCATCGGAGGGATCGGAAAGGGCCATTTGGTGAAAGAAGTGGATGCCATGGGTGGCGTAATGGCGCAAGCCATCGATCATGCCGGGATCCAGTTCCGTATCCTGAATTCATCCAAGGGCCCAGCAGTACGCGCAACCCGTGCGCAGGCAGATCGTTTACTGTATAAACAGACAATCCGACATACGCTGGAAAATTATCCTAATCTGCAACTGTTCCAGCAGGCCTGCGATGATCTGATCCTCGACGGTGATCGGGTCTGTGGAGTGGTCACCCAAGCTGGGATCCGTATTTTAGCGAAAACGGTCGTACTGACGGCGGGCACATTTTTAAACGGCCTGATCCATATTGGTATGGAGCATTATCGTGGCGGTCGTTCGGGTGATCCAGCCTCTGTCACACTGGCGGAACGCATGCGTGAACTGCCGCTGCGGGTTGGTCGACTGAAAACAGGCACGCCTCCTCGCATTGATGCGCGCTCCGTTGATTTCTCACAATTGCAGGTGCAGCCGGGTGATGATCCGGTGCCGGTCTTTTCCTATCTGGGAAAACCGGAACAGCATCCGCGGCAGGTGCCTTGTTTTATCACGCATACCAACACACAGACCCATGATGTGATCCGGGCCAATCTGGATCGCAGCCCGATGTATGCGGGGGTGATCGAAGGGATCGGCCCACGTTATTGTCCGTCGATCGAAGATAAGATCATGCGCTTTGCCGATAAAGACGCGCATCAGATCTTCATCGAGCCGGAAGGCCTGACGACACATGAGCTCTATCCGAACGGGATCTCCACCAGCCTGCCATTTGATGTACAGGTGCAGATCGTGCGTTCAATGAAAGGCTTTGCCAACGCGCACATCGCCCGTCCCGGCTATGCGATTGAATATGACTTTTTCGATCCGCGCGATCTGAAACCGAATATGGAAAACAAGTGTCTGCAGAACCTGTTCTTTGCCGGCCAGATCAACGGGACTACCGGTTACGAAGAAGCGGCGGCACAAGGGATGTTGGCTGGGATCAATGCGGCATTGCGGGCTCAGGATAAAGATCCTTGGGCGCCACGTCGCGATCAGGCCTATATCGGGGTTCTGATGGACGATCTCTCGACGCTGGGTACCAAAGAGCCTTACCGCATGTTCACCAGTCGTGCCGAATACCGCCTGCTGCTGCGCGAAGACAATGCCGATCTGCGCCTGACTCCTATCGCCCGGGAACTGGGTCTGGTGAATGAAGAGCGTTGGGCATTTTTCAACCACAAGCTGGAAATGATGGCACAGGAACAGCAGCGTCTGAAAGACTGCTGGATCCAGCCTCAACATCCAGCGGCAGAATCGCTGAATGCGATCCTGAAAACGCCATTGAGCCGTCCGGTGAATCTGGAGGATCTGCTGCGTCGTCCGGAAGTGAACTATCAGGATCTGATGGCAATTGAAGGCATTGGTCCGGGGATTGAGCATCAACAGGCGGCGGAGCAAATCGAGATCCAGGTGAAATATGCCGGTTATATTGATCGCCAGCAGGATGAAATCGACAAACAACTCCGCCATGAAGAAACCCTGTTGCCATTGGATCTGGACTACAGCGACGTACCGGGACTGTCGAAAGAGGTTTGTATCAAACTGAACGATATCAAACCACAGACCATCGGCCAGGCATCGCGCATTTCCGGCGTGACGCCGGCGGCGATTTCCATTTTATTAGTTCATTTGAAAAAACGCGGCTTGCTGCGTAAATCGGCCTGA
- the mioC gene encoding FMN-binding protein MioC has protein sequence MAHIDLIIGSTLGAAEYVAEHLAEQLQTHQHTTTLHYQPDLVQLLASKGPDTVWLVVTSTHGAGQVPDNLHAFTQDLVQKPLQLADLRYAVVALGDSNYDTFCAAGRLLDQLLEQTNAQKIGERLEIDVTQHEIPEDAADLWFTTWHLLLN, from the coding sequence ATGGCTCATATTGATCTCATCATTGGCTCAACCCTCGGTGCCGCAGAATATGTGGCCGAACATCTTGCCGAGCAGTTGCAAACCCACCAACACACCACCACATTGCACTATCAACCGGATCTGGTTCAACTGCTGGCCAGCAAAGGTCCGGATACCGTCTGGCTGGTGGTCACCTCAACCCATGGTGCCGGACAAGTACCGGATAATCTGCATGCGTTTACTCAGGATCTGGTACAAAAACCGTTGCAACTGGCCGATCTTCGCTATGCGGTCGTGGCACTTGGCGATAGCAATTACGATACCTTTTGTGCCGCAGGCCGTCTGCTGGATCAATTACTGGAACAGACCAATGCCCAAAAGATCGGTGAACGTCTGGAAATTGATGTCACGCAGCATGAGATCCCCGAAGATGCCGCCGATCTGTGGTTCACCACATGGCACCTGTTACTGAACTGA
- the efp gene encoding elongation factor P, producing MKIAQEIRVGNVIMIGKDPMVVLKTEFNKSGRNSAVVKMKMKNLLSGAGAETVFKADDKLDTVQLERKECTYSYFADPMYVFMDTEYNQYDIEKENLGDVLNYLIDGMEDICEVTFYEGKAISMELPITIVREVEYTEPSVRGDTSGKVMKPAKLKGTDATISVADFVKIGDKIEIDTRTGEFKRRV from the coding sequence ATGAAAATCGCTCAGGAAATCCGTGTCGGTAACGTCATCATGATCGGTAAAGACCCAATGGTCGTGCTGAAAACCGAATTCAACAAATCCGGCCGTAACTCTGCCGTTGTTAAAATGAAAATGAAAAACCTGCTGTCAGGCGCAGGCGCAGAAACTGTGTTCAAAGCCGATGACAAACTGGACACCGTACAGCTGGAACGTAAAGAATGTACTTATTCTTACTTCGCTGATCCAATGTATGTGTTCATGGATACTGAATACAACCAGTACGACATCGAAAAAGAAAACCTGGGCGACGTACTGAACTACCTGATCGACGGCATGGAAGACATCTGCGAAGTAACCTTCTACGAAGGTAAAGCGATCTCCATGGAACTGCCAATCACTATCGTACGTGAAGTGGAATACACTGAGCCTTCAGTTCGTGGCGACACTTCAGGCAAAGTCATGAAGCCTGCTAAACTGAAAGGCACTGATGCCACCATCTCTGTTGCCGATTTCGTTAAGATCGGTGACAAGATCGAAATCGACACCCGTACCGGTGAATTCAAACGCCGCGTGTAG
- the earP gene encoding elongation factor P maturation arginine rhamnosyltransferase EarP: protein MPQTTDSFWDIFCTVVDNYGDIGVTWRLARQLANEYHQAIRLWVDDLPTFQRICPSLDLTLAEQQIDNVLIGHWNATFPAQWQPGQVVIEAFACELPTEVLQTLQQMQTPPIWLNLEYLTAESWIDGCHGLPSRQQHLTKFFFFPGFSAQSGGLLCENNLFSERERWLQQPDYRQQFCHARGLLAPQDNELFISLFSYENQALPALLACWQQHPIPVRCLIPAGRTLNSLRALLPAEVCQAGGRWQQGSLTVEVIPMTDQTGYDQLLWCCDFNIVRGEDSFLRAQWAARPFLWHIYPQEDAAHLEKLEAFSARYSQTMSAELAQAVRELFMHFNQEHPDELKQNWLTVQSHWSEWQQQAQHWPQTALAGGNLASQLVQFVKKQLECCA, encoded by the coding sequence ATGCCGCAAACCACCGATTCTTTTTGGGATATTTTCTGCACCGTGGTCGATAACTACGGTGATATCGGCGTTACCTGGCGTCTGGCCCGCCAGCTAGCCAATGAATATCATCAGGCAATACGCCTCTGGGTCGATGATTTACCGACGTTCCAGCGCATTTGCCCATCACTGGATCTGACGCTGGCAGAACAACAAATCGACAATGTGTTGATCGGTCACTGGAATGCCACCTTTCCGGCACAATGGCAGCCAGGCCAGGTAGTGATTGAAGCGTTTGCCTGCGAACTGCCGACCGAAGTACTGCAAACCCTCCAGCAGATGCAGACTCCGCCGATTTGGTTGAATTTGGAATACCTGACCGCCGAAAGCTGGATCGATGGCTGTCATGGCTTACCCTCCCGTCAGCAGCATCTGACCAAGTTTTTCTTTTTTCCCGGTTTCAGTGCCCAAAGTGGTGGCTTGCTCTGTGAAAACAACCTGTTTTCAGAGCGGGAGCGCTGGTTACAACAACCCGATTACCGCCAGCAATTTTGTCACGCAAGAGGTCTGTTAGCCCCCCAGGACAATGAGTTATTTATCAGCCTGTTCAGCTATGAAAATCAGGCATTGCCCGCGTTGCTGGCCTGCTGGCAGCAACACCCCATCCCGGTACGCTGTTTGATCCCGGCGGGCCGGACACTGAACAGCTTACGGGCACTGTTACCCGCCGAAGTTTGTCAGGCCGGTGGCCGCTGGCAACAAGGCTCGCTGACCGTAGAGGTCATCCCGATGACCGATCAGACCGGCTACGACCAGCTGCTGTGGTGCTGTGATTTCAATATTGTCCGTGGTGAAGATTCATTCCTGCGCGCACAATGGGCCGCGCGGCCGTTTCTGTGGCATATCTATCCGCAGGAAGATGCGGCTCATCTGGAAAAATTGGAAGCCTTTTCTGCTCGTTACAGCCAAACCATGTCCGCCGAACTCGCGCAGGCAGTCCGGGAACTGTTCATGCACTTCAATCAGGAACATCCGGACGAGTTAAAACAGAACTGGCTGACAGTACAATCTCATTGGTCTGAATGGCAGCAACAGGCACAACATTGGCCGCAAACTGCACTCGCTGGTGGAAATTTAGCCAGCCAACTGGTGCAATTTGTCAAAAAACAGCTAGAATGCTGCGCGTAA
- a CDS encoding DMT family transporter, with translation MQANLMLLLTAAIWGFAFVAQRVAMEHMGPFSFNGIRFLLGAVSLLPLIWFFSRKQSVAVTPAAKTSIWLAGGVAGTILFAAAALQQVGLLYTSAAKAGFITGLYMILVPFLGLFLRHVTGLNAWLGAGIALAGLYLLSINDDLSMSRGDMLMFIGAIFWSCHILWIDFIGRRVNALQLSAVQFLSCGVLSMLVAFWLETPSLSSVFAAWKAVLFASLISVGVAYTLQIVAQKKAKPTHAAIIMSMEAVFAAIGGVVFLSESLPLRGWIGCALMMTGMLLSQIPLPKLKRATH, from the coding sequence ATGCAAGCTAATCTGATGTTATTGCTGACCGCTGCGATCTGGGGGTTTGCTTTTGTTGCCCAGCGTGTCGCGATGGAGCACATGGGGCCATTTTCGTTTAACGGGATCCGTTTTCTACTGGGTGCGGTGTCGCTGTTACCTCTTATTTGGTTTTTTTCGCGTAAACAATCCGTTGCGGTGACTCCCGCCGCCAAGACGTCGATCTGGCTGGCGGGTGGGGTGGCGGGTACGATCTTGTTTGCAGCTGCGGCCCTGCAACAAGTCGGATTACTGTATACCTCGGCAGCGAAAGCCGGCTTTATCACGGGGTTATATATGATCCTGGTGCCATTCTTAGGCCTGTTTTTACGCCATGTCACCGGTTTGAATGCCTGGCTAGGAGCGGGAATTGCTCTGGCCGGCCTGTATCTGCTGAGTATCAATGATGATCTGAGCATGTCTCGTGGTGACATGCTGATGTTTATTGGGGCTATTTTCTGGTCTTGCCATATTTTGTGGATTGATTTTATTGGTCGCAGAGTGAATGCCTTGCAGTTATCCGCCGTGCAGTTTTTGTCCTGCGGTGTATTGAGCATGCTGGTAGCGTTCTGGCTGGAAACGCCGTCGTTGTCCTCTGTCTTTGCGGCCTGGAAAGCCGTGTTGTTTGCCAGTCTGATCAGTGTCGGTGTGGCTTATACCTTGCAGATCGTGGCGCAGAAAAAAGCCAAACCGACTCATGCCGCCATTATTATGAGTATGGAGGCTGTTTTTGCTGCGATTGGGGGCGTGGTCTTTTTAAGTGAATCGTTACCCCTGCGCGGTTGGATCGGTTGTGCACTGATGATGACGGGCATGTTGCTTTCGCAGATCCCGCTGCCTAAATTAAAACGTGCTACTCACTAA
- a CDS encoding AI-2E family transporter: MPSRFNELTQPLVALLLLVSIVAAAFIVIAPFLVATLWAIILVSATWEPFTWVSARLGGRNHVAAALVVTVMMLFVVVPLVLASVEFAQQLTHFARILQQKIEAGVWPDLPQWLLNVPYAGGWLQTQWQSIQQQDLQVLTPLKGFIAPLAKMMLSVAGSFGAGMLMLLISLLIAGVLYANGETIHRWILAFCHKIAPREGIRLLQVAHTTIRGVVNGFIGAAIAQGIFAWFAYVIAKVPHALSLGLATCLVSVIPGGPMLLSIPAIAWLYQHGSVGWAIFVAVWVLFAVGSIDNVVKSLVIGRSSPLPIVLILFGVAGGAISFGLLGVFLGPILLALVYALLKNWVNIDKLADKKAIHKKVTE; the protein is encoded by the coding sequence ATGCCGTCTCGTTTTAATGAATTAACGCAACCATTAGTTGCGCTATTACTGCTGGTGTCGATTGTTGCGGCTGCCTTTATTGTGATTGCCCCGTTTCTGGTGGCAACACTCTGGGCCATCATTCTGGTTTCTGCCACCTGGGAGCCTTTCACTTGGGTCTCTGCCCGTTTAGGCGGGCGGAATCATGTAGCGGCGGCATTGGTGGTCACGGTGATGATGTTGTTTGTGGTCGTGCCCTTAGTGCTGGCATCCGTTGAATTTGCGCAACAACTGACGCATTTTGCCCGCATATTACAGCAAAAAATCGAGGCGGGGGTTTGGCCGGATCTGCCGCAGTGGCTTTTAAATGTGCCGTATGCCGGGGGCTGGTTACAGACGCAATGGCAAAGCATCCAGCAGCAGGATTTGCAGGTTTTGACACCACTGAAAGGGTTCATAGCACCCTTGGCGAAGATGATGTTGAGTGTCGCCGGATCCTTTGGTGCCGGTATGTTGATGTTATTGATTAGTCTGCTCATTGCTGGAGTGTTATATGCCAACGGTGAGACTATTCATCGCTGGATTCTGGCCTTCTGTCATAAAATTGCGCCCCGGGAAGGGATCCGTCTTCTGCAGGTGGCACATACTACGATCCGGGGCGTCGTGAACGGATTCATTGGTGCCGCGATTGCCCAGGGGATTTTTGCCTGGTTTGCCTATGTCATTGCCAAAGTGCCGCATGCACTGAGTTTAGGCTTAGCGACCTGTCTGGTATCGGTGATACCAGGCGGGCCTATGCTGCTGTCGATTCCGGCGATCGCCTGGCTGTATCAGCATGGCTCGGTTGGTTGGGCCATTTTTGTGGCGGTCTGGGTGTTATTTGCTGTGGGTTCGATCGATAACGTGGTTAAATCGCTGGTCATTGGGCGTAGCAGTCCGTTGCCGATTGTGTTGATTTTGTTTGGAGTGGCCGGTGGCGCGATCAGTTTTGGTCTGTTAGGGGTGTTTTTAGGGCCGATCTTACTGGCGCTAGTCTATGCCTTGCTCAAAAACTGGGTGAATATTGACAAGTTGGCAGATAAAAAAGCAATACATAAAAAAGTAACGGAATAA
- a CDS encoding LysR family transcriptional regulator produces the protein MDHLRNLSALIAVVECGSFVAAAQRMHSSKAAVSRYIQELETYLGVRLLQRSTRRIALTEAGRDYYQRTKQILVDLDDANSAVGANNASLVGNIRVNAPLTFGTRYLAPLWAEFMERHPSITLDIELNDRRVDLLEEGFDLAIRIGNLADSSLVSRRLSNSHAVLCASPAYLEKYGTPTTPEELAQHQAISYSYLPTGDIWHFYSAKQGERAINIKARMHTNNGDTIRAVVLAGQGIALQPIFQVGPDIQEGKLVTFMTEWAGPSFGIHAVYPSRKHLSLKVKTLIDYLAEKLAGTDWQQPANT, from the coding sequence ATGGATCACCTGCGTAATTTAAGTGCACTCATAGCAGTGGTTGAATGCGGTAGTTTTGTTGCGGCTGCGCAGCGGATGCATAGTTCTAAAGCAGCGGTGTCACGTTATATCCAAGAGCTAGAAACCTATCTGGGTGTTCGTCTGCTGCAACGTTCAACCCGCCGTATCGCACTCACTGAAGCCGGTCGCGACTATTACCAACGCACTAAACAAATTCTAGTTGATCTGGATGATGCTAACAGTGCCGTCGGTGCAAATAATGCCAGTCTGGTCGGCAATATCCGCGTCAATGCTCCTCTCACCTTTGGTACGCGTTATCTTGCACCCTTGTGGGCTGAGTTTATGGAACGTCACCCGTCTATTACTCTGGATATCGAACTGAATGACCGCCGGGTCGATCTATTGGAAGAAGGGTTTGATCTGGCGATCCGCATTGGCAATCTGGCCGATTCCTCGCTCGTTTCACGCCGGTTGTCAAATAGCCATGCGGTGTTATGTGCCTCGCCCGCCTATCTGGAAAAATACGGTACACCCACTACGCCGGAAGAACTGGCGCAACATCAGGCCATCTCTTATTCATACCTGCCTACTGGCGACATCTGGCATTTCTATTCTGCCAAACAAGGCGAACGCGCCATCAACATAAAAGCCAGAATGCACACCAATAATGGCGACACCATCCGGGCGGTGGTATTAGCCGGTCAAGGCATCGCTCTACAACCCATCTTTCAGGTCGGACCGGATATTCAAGAAGGTAAACTTGTCACGTTCATGACGGAATGGGCAGGCCCTTCGTTTGGCATTCATGCGGTCTATCCCTCACGTAAGCATCTGTCACTGAAGGTAAAAACGCTGATCGACTATCTGGCTGAGAAATTGGCTGGTACAGATTGGCAGCAACCAGCCAACACCTGA
- a CDS encoding copper-binding protein produces the protein MNKSLSHIAAVAVFSLFTATAAQADVNLYHVHGTVQQVDATNHQVTLAQDAVSELGWPVRTITYKVDGDNVLTGISAGQSVDASFTADSVSQPLIHFITPTSR, from the coding sequence ATGAACAAATCATTATCCCATATCGCTGCGGTTGCCGTATTTTCACTGTTCACTGCCACGGCAGCACAAGCAGACGTTAACCTTTACCATGTCCACGGTACCGTTCAACAAGTCGATGCCACTAATCATCAAGTGACATTAGCACAAGATGCCGTAAGTGAACTGGGTTGGCCGGTACGCACTATCACTTATAAAGTGGATGGTGATAATGTATTGACTGGTATCTCTGCCGGACAAAGTGTGGATGCCAGCTTCACTGCCGATTCTGTTTCTCAGCCGTTGATCCATTTCATTACGCCAACCTCGCGCTAA
- a CDS encoding DUF3820 family protein, with protein MFTQQHLLQLARTAMPFGKYQGRMLIDLPEEYLLWFAKKGFPQGQLGELMALCLELKIEGLDQLIKPLKTPR; from the coding sequence ATGTTTACACAACAGCATCTGCTTCAACTGGCTCGTACGGCCATGCCGTTTGGCAAATATCAGGGGCGGATGCTGATCGATTTACCTGAAGAATATCTGCTTTGGTTTGCGAAAAAAGGGTTCCCGCAAGGTCAGCTTGGCGAGTTGATGGCATTGTGTCTGGAGCTTAAAATCGAAGGATTGGATCAGTTAATCAAACCATTAAAAACTCCTCGATAA
- a CDS encoding ArsR/SmtB family transcription factor has protein sequence MNNQEVDIIIKALANPARRDILYWLKHPEQEFPDQKSSYVDGVCVGQIYAKAGLSQSTISAHLATLQRAGLLNSKRLGQWVYYQRNETVIDEFTAHMKQAL, from the coding sequence ATGAATAATCAGGAAGTCGACATCATCATCAAGGCGCTGGCGAACCCGGCCCGGCGAGATATTTTATATTGGCTGAAACATCCGGAGCAGGAGTTCCCGGATCAGAAAAGTTCGTATGTTGATGGTGTTTGTGTTGGACAGATTTATGCGAAGGCGGGCTTATCTCAATCCACCATTTCTGCCCATCTGGCGACATTACAGCGAGCCGGACTGCTAAATTCCAAGCGCTTGGGGCAGTGGGTGTATTACCAGCGAAATGAAACGGTGATTGATGAGTTTACCGCTCATATGAAGCAGGCTTTATAA
- a CDS encoding alkene reductase — protein MTTLFDPIQVGELSLPNRIIMAPLTRCRASEGRIPNALMAEYYAQRASAGLIISEATSVTPMGVGYPDTPGIWSDEQVEGWKLVTNAVHQAGGRIVLQLWHVGRISDPIYLNGELPVAPSAIAAEGHVSLVRPLKNFETPRALASDEIPAIIEAYRKGAENAKKAGFDGVEIHGANGYLLDQFLQSSTNLRTDNYGGSIENRARLMLEVTDAVISVWGAGRVGMHLAPRGDSHSMGDSDPAATFGYVAKELGKRQIAFIFTREHFNAPALTPMLKKAFGGTLIANEQFVADTAQQVLNESHADAVAFGKSFIANPDLVARIKQHAPLNELRTDKMYGSGPEGYTDYPFL, from the coding sequence ATGACGACCTTGTTTGATCCGATCCAAGTGGGAGAACTATCACTCCCTAACCGCATTATTATGGCGCCACTGACCCGTTGCCGTGCCAGCGAGGGTCGTATCCCGAATGCACTAATGGCTGAATATTATGCACAGCGCGCTTCAGCGGGGCTGATTATCAGCGAAGCGACTTCAGTTACCCCAATGGGTGTAGGATACCCGGATACCCCTGGTATCTGGTCGGATGAACAGGTCGAGGGCTGGAAACTGGTTACCAATGCTGTCCATCAGGCGGGAGGCCGGATCGTGCTGCAGTTGTGGCATGTCGGTCGTATTTCTGATCCCATTTATCTCAATGGTGAATTGCCAGTAGCGCCAAGTGCCATTGCTGCGGAAGGTCATGTCAGTCTGGTGCGTCCGCTGAAAAATTTTGAAACGCCGCGGGCATTAGCGTCTGATGAGATCCCTGCAATTATTGAGGCATATCGCAAAGGCGCTGAAAACGCGAAGAAAGCCGGGTTCGATGGTGTAGAAATTCATGGTGCCAATGGTTATTTGCTGGATCAATTCCTGCAAAGTTCGACCAATCTGCGGACAGATAATTACGGCGGCAGCATCGAAAATCGCGCCCGATTAATGTTGGAAGTGACTGACGCGGTGATTTCCGTCTGGGGGGCGGGTCGGGTAGGCATGCATTTAGCGCCTCGCGGTGATTCACATTCGATGGGGGATAGCGATCCGGCGGCCACTTTTGGCTATGTTGCCAAGGAGCTGGGAAAACGTCAGATAGCCTTTATTTTTACCCGTGAACATTTTAATGCACCCGCTTTAACTCCAATGCTGAAAAAGGCATTTGGCGGGACATTGATTGCGAACGAACAATTTGTTGCTGATACCGCACAACAGGTTTTGAATGAAAGTCATGCTGATGCCGTGGCTTTTGGTAAATCATTTATCGCAAATCCGGATCTGGTGGCGCGGATAAAGCAGCATGCACCATTGAATGAGCTTCGTACCGATAAAATGTATGGTTCAGGTCCGGAAGGTTATACCGATTATCCCTTCCTTTAA
- a CDS encoding TetR/AcrR family transcriptional regulator, with protein sequence MSDKPAKSRKQQALETKIRIYQAAVALMEKNNYQSITIEDISKKAGVSVGAFYHYFKSKNDIFFEIYLEADRYFEEYVASALTAPSGCSRVLEYFSHYARYCLNVGFDTVKSLYNTDNKLFVKYERFMLSLLQQIIIEAQNHQLMTTEQSAAQIAECLLIAARGVIFDWCLHDGQYDLESAMQQYIKRLLSTFVIKNGIN encoded by the coding sequence ATGAGTGATAAACCTGCCAAAAGTAGAAAACAGCAAGCATTAGAAACTAAAATACGGATCTATCAGGCTGCTGTGGCTTTAATGGAGAAAAATAATTATCAAAGTATAACGATTGAGGATATTAGTAAAAAAGCAGGTGTTTCAGTCGGAGCGTTTTATCACTATTTCAAATCAAAAAACGATATCTTTTTCGAAATCTATCTGGAAGCGGATCGTTATTTTGAGGAGTATGTGGCTAGCGCATTAACTGCACCGAGTGGCTGCTCACGTGTTCTGGAATATTTTTCCCATTATGCCCGTTACTGTCTGAATGTTGGTTTTGATACCGTAAAATCGCTGTACAACACAGATAATAAGCTGTTTGTTAAATACGAACGGTTTATGTTGTCTTTACTGCAACAAATCATCATTGAGGCACAAAATCATCAATTAATGACCACCGAACAGAGTGCTGCTCAGATTGCTGAATGTTTATTGATTGCGGCTCGCGGTGTCATTTTTGATTGGTGTTTACATGATGGCCAATACGATTTGGAATCGGCGATGCAGCAATATATTAAACGTTTATTGTCTACCTTTGTTATAAAAAACGGTATTAATTGA
- a CDS encoding NAD(P)/FAD-dependent oxidoreductase: protein MLKKNSYMDIGHNAISFSGDSYFGSMKETITPSFVPQNIMVIGGGVAGMEAARVAARRGHKVELYEQKGYLGGNLVAGGMPDFKKECHALIHWYGSELHELNVPIHLHSWIDEEAIRQNDADIILIATGSTPIKQNIPGFRSIFSAESVLTGAKDPGHVVIVAGGGLVGCETALWLKNQGKQVTLIEKQNEILPINKTLSYSSTETLKNLLPQKGITIKTNTIISHAVDSRIVLQTEGQQTELVADSIVTAIGYQANNSLYETLRAEREHVYLLGDAKQVNNVMHAVRDAFDLVSQI, encoded by the coding sequence ATGCTGAAAAAAAATAGCTATATGGATATCGGACACAATGCTATTTCTTTCTCTGGAGATAGCTATTTTGGTTCAATGAAGGAGACGATTACTCCCAGTTTTGTACCCCAAAATATTATGGTTATTGGTGGTGGGGTGGCAGGCATGGAGGCGGCCAGAGTAGCGGCCCGCCGGGGGCATAAGGTTGAGTTATATGAACAAAAAGGCTATTTAGGCGGTAATTTGGTCGCGGGTGGTATGCCGGATTTTAAGAAGGAATGTCATGCGCTGATCCACTGGTATGGTAGTGAACTGCATGAATTGAATGTACCCATCCATTTACATTCCTGGATAGATGAAGAAGCCATCCGACAAAATGATGCTGATATTATTTTGATTGCCACCGGTTCAACGCCCATCAAACAAAATATCCCTGGTTTTCGGTCTATTTTCAGCGCGGAAAGCGTGCTGACCGGAGCGAAAGATCCGGGGCATGTTGTAATTGTCGCCGGTGGGGGTCTGGTTGGGTGTGAAACGGCACTCTGGCTGAAAAATCAGGGAAAACAAGTCACACTCATTGAAAAACAAAATGAAATATTACCAATTAATAAAACACTGAGTTACAGCAGTACCGAAACGTTAAAAAATTTACTTCCCCAAAAAGGGATTACCATCAAGACCAACACCATTATTTCTCATGCGGTCGATTCACGGATCGTATTACAGACAGAAGGGCAACAAACTGAATTGGTTGCTGATTCGATAGTCACGGCGATTGGCTATCAGGCTAATAATTCTTTGTATGAAACACTACGGGCGGAACGTGAGCATGTTTACCTGCTAGGGGATGCCAAACAGGTTAACAATGTCATGCATGCAGTGCGTGATGCGTTTGATCTGGTCAGTCAGATTTGA